One stretch of Campylobacter sp. CCS1377 DNA includes these proteins:
- the tupA gene encoding tungstate ABC transporter substrate-binding protein TupA translates to MKKFISLALALALSASAAELKMATTTSTDNTGLLDALKPLYEKESGNTLKWVAVGTGAALKMGEDCNADVLFVHSPKAEKEFMDKGFGVDRTPVMYNDFIIIADKSLAPKFKGKNLKESLELIKNEKLTFISRGDKSGTDNKEKSLWKNLGGVPEKESWYQQSGQGMLASIKIAEEKKGVILTDRGTYIKYEANEKGNPNLVVVNEGDDSLKNFYSIIATNPKHCKNVNYTEASKFIKWVTSDKTLNFISEFKLLDKPLFIVDAKTRKD, encoded by the coding sequence ATGAAAAAATTTATCTCTCTAGCTCTTGCTTTAGCCCTAAGTGCAAGTGCAGCAGAACTTAAAATGGCAACTACAACAAGTACAGATAACACGGGGCTTTTAGATGCCTTAAAACCGCTTTATGAAAAAGAAAGTGGCAATACCTTAAAATGGGTTGCAGTAGGAACGGGTGCGGCTTTAAAAATGGGCGAAGATTGCAATGCTGATGTACTTTTTGTACATTCTCCAAAGGCTGAAAAAGAATTTATGGATAAAGGTTTTGGCGTGGATAGAACGCCTGTGATGTATAATGATTTTATCATCATCGCGGATAAATCTTTAGCACCTAAATTTAAAGGTAAAAATTTAAAAGAAAGCTTAGAGCTTATCAAAAATGAAAAACTTACTTTTATCTCAAGAGGCGATAAATCAGGCACTGACAATAAAGAAAAAAGCCTTTGGAAAAACCTTGGCGGTGTGCCTGAAAAAGAGAGCTGGTATCAACAAAGCGGACAGGGAATGTTAGCAAGTATTAAAATTGCTGAAGAAAAAAAAGGTGTGATTTTGACTGATCGTGGCACTTATATCAAATACGAAGCCAATGAAAAAGGCAATCCAAATTTAGTAGTTGTAAATGAGGGTGATGATAGTCTTAAAAATTTTTACTCCATAATCGCTACAAATCCAAAACATTGTAAAAATGTAAATTACACAGAAGCTAGCAAATTTATCAAATGGGTAACAAGCGATAAAACTTTAAATTTCATAAGTGAATTTAAACTTCTTGATAAACCTTTATTTATTGTTGATGCAAAAACGAGAAAAGATTAA
- a CDS encoding helix-turn-helix transcriptional regulator, protein MKVVDRINEILKEKNISKKELANRLINLGMRANKTGEIPTLSSIYAYLNGNIDIKADMIPFIADALGVFEQELFSDKKEENFKIIHKLYRNKTSNQNYSNLLELLEFLSPKNLEILEEILLQNKAKSLEISSLLRKNL, encoded by the coding sequence ATGAAAGTTGTCGATAGAATTAATGAAATTTTAAAAGAAAAAAATATCAGCAAAAAAGAACTAGCCAATCGCTTGATAAATTTAGGAATGAGAGCAAACAAAACAGGCGAAATTCCCACGCTTTCAAGCATTTATGCGTATTTAAATGGAAATATAGACATAAAAGCAGATATGATACCTTTTATTGCCGATGCTTTAGGGGTTTTTGAGCAAGAACTTTTTAGTGATAAAAAAGAAGAAAATTTTAAAATTATCCATAAACTTTATAGAAATAAAACTTCCAATCAAAACTATAGTAATCTTTTAGAACTTCTTGAATTTCTTTCGCCAAAGAATTTAGAAATTTTAGAAGAAATTTTGCTTCAAAATAAAGCAAAAAGCTTAGAAATTAGCTCTTTGCTTAGAAAAAATCTTTAA
- a CDS encoding galactosyltransferase-related protein, with the protein MAKLSIIIPFGTSKERPYIKERVINKANEYKSDDLVEYIFVEGFSSLEHPELKNLIESKGHRYFKDETQISNFSQGQCRNLGIINAKSDVVMPLDVDYVISEKNLENILELINIKEIDKNPNAFLVLPCVFLNEFGTEIYLNQNFYNKDIFFQNDLISGKREFIKFFMKGSSSIILNRFKFLELGGYDKDFKGWGSEDFDFLTRLLRNCAEFEALPNNLSYFAKNWDFDEFKGFRAWFSLAAQEAMLHGVYLYHLWHIEPNQNGYFNNRDSNHQKFYQRLKTYKNIFDGPDALVENEFKDKNLITFFSQNSNMHNSLRAIMPYLNKMFHVKEYYFFDENGVFNAQNFLEYLNKYNITHILFGNSHADEKRLEIFKFAREKNLPFIVYDRGALPDSWFFDDKGFNYDSSSYDEKNWNKALNEEQIAKTLAYIEEVLKGDKFLEEQGASKGSDELRRKLGLRHKKIFFVPLQVKGDSVLKNFTYEPFLYENFLDILNELATKLFLENIVFVVKKHPLSLSVDKKAYNNLVFAPDNTNLNDLLELCDAVLTLNSGVGVYAILAKKPCIVCANAFYQFENLNLQAKNEKELLEHILSISQGKFNFDEEKALRFIHYLRYEFYSFGKSYYKKSEENGRIYTRVFRIEFYSLVLFGRKLLDFNSVKKQNYKLNSLVYKPYIYEIKEKKLKGSLKDNTLILVAQSKFSHFRFYRLFRKFITSPKDFIMDSKKPFMKPIKLILRKTL; encoded by the coding sequence TTGGCAAAACTATCTATCATCATCCCTTTTGGCACAAGCAAAGAACGACCTTATATCAAAGAAAGAGTGATAAACAAAGCAAATGAATATAAAAGTGATGATTTAGTGGAATATATTTTCGTAGAAGGCTTTTCATCACTAGAGCACCCAGAGCTTAAAAATTTGATTGAAAGCAAAGGGCATCGTTATTTTAAAGATGAAACTCAAATCTCAAATTTTTCGCAAGGACAATGCAGAAATTTAGGCATTATTAATGCAAAAAGCGATGTGGTAATGCCTTTAGATGTTGATTATGTGATAAGCGAAAAAAATTTAGAAAATATTTTAGAGTTAATAAATATAAAAGAAATAGATAAAAATCCTAATGCTTTTTTGGTTTTACCCTGTGTGTTTTTAAATGAATTTGGCACTGAAATTTATTTAAATCAAAATTTTTACAATAAAGATATATTTTTTCAAAATGATCTCATTAGTGGAAAACGAGAATTTATTAAATTCTTTATGAAAGGCTCTTCTTCTATCATTCTTAATCGCTTTAAATTTTTAGAGCTTGGTGGTTATGATAAAGATTTTAAAGGTTGGGGAAGTGAAGATTTTGATTTTCTAACTAGGCTTTTAAGAAATTGTGCTGAATTTGAAGCTTTACCAAACAATTTAAGTTATTTTGCTAAAAACTGGGATTTTGATGAGTTTAAAGGTTTTAGAGCTTGGTTTTCTCTAGCAGCACAAGAAGCAATGCTACATGGAGTTTATCTTTATCATCTTTGGCACATTGAACCCAATCAAAATGGATATTTTAATAATAGAGATTCTAATCATCAAAAATTTTATCAAAGATTAAAAACTTACAAAAATATTTTTGATGGTCCCGATGCTTTAGTAGAAAATGAATTTAAAGATAAAAATTTAATAACATTTTTTTCACAAAATTCAAATATGCATAATAGTTTGCGAGCAATCATGCCTTATCTTAATAAAATGTTTCATGTAAAAGAATATTATTTCTTTGATGAAAATGGAGTATTTAATGCTCAAAATTTTTTAGAATATCTTAATAAATACAACATTACACATATTTTATTTGGTAATTCTCACGCCGATGAAAAAAGACTTGAAATTTTTAAATTTGCAAGAGAGAAAAATTTACCTTTTATTGTCTATGATAGAGGTGCTTTGCCTGATTCTTGGTTTTTTGATGATAAGGGCTTTAACTACGATTCTAGCTCTTATGATGAAAAAAATTGGAACAAAGCTTTAAATGAAGAACAAATTGCTAAAACGCTTGCCTACATAGAAGAAGTTTTAAAGGGAGACAAATTTTTAGAAGAGCAAGGAGCAAGTAAAGGAAGCGATGAGCTAAGGCGAAAATTAGGTTTAAGACATAAAAAGATTTTCTTTGTGCCTTTGCAAGTTAAAGGCGATTCTGTGCTTAAAAATTTTACCTACGAACCCTTTTTGTATGAAAATTTTTTAGATATTTTAAATGAACTTGCGACAAAATTATTTTTAGAAAATATTGTTTTTGTGGTAAAAAAACATCCTTTAAGTCTTAGCGTGGATAAAAAAGCTTATAATAATTTAGTTTTTGCCCCAGATAACACAAATTTAAATGATCTTTTAGAGCTTTGCGATGCGGTTTTGACTTTAAATTCTGGCGTTGGGGTTTATGCGATTTTGGCTAAAAAACCTTGTATAGTTTGTGCAAATGCCTTTTATCAATTTGAAAATCTTAACTTGCAAGCAAAAAATGAAAAAGAGCTTTTAGAACATATTTTAAGCATATCGCAAGGGAAATTTAATTTTGATGAAGAAAAAGCCTTGAGATTTATACATTATTTAAGATATGAATTTTACAGCTTTGGGAAAAGTTATTACAAAAAAAGTGAAGAAAATGGGCGTATTTATACTAGGGTTTTTAGGATAGAATTTTATTCTTTAGTGCTTTTTGGTAGGAAATTGCTTGATTTTAATAGTGTAAAAAAGCAAAATTATAAGCTAAATTCTCTTGTTTATAAGCCTTATATTTATGAAATTAAAGAGAAAAAATTAAAAGGAAGTTTAAAAGATAATACTTTAATCCTTGTTGCACAATCTAAATTTTCGCATTTTAGATTTTACAGACTTTTTAGAAAATTCATCACTAGCCCAAAAGATTTCATAATGGATAGCAAAAAACCTTTTATGAAGCCTATAAAATTAATTTTAAGGAAAACTTTATGA
- a CDS encoding glycosyltransferase, with translation MKYKFGILLAATKDSAFTIGTLLINIKDKMDISQTIFYIINDGFSQNDKLVMQKLVPNIKFMDFTIDDFEAKIKNFNADFKLDIQSSALKRYTHMAFARFEALNFLKECECIIYLDFDMLLLKGINELKEVKSKGYEIACFKGSATMSMGGGQAHSCKI, from the coding sequence ATGAAATACAAATTCGGAATTTTACTTGCTGCTACTAAAGATAGTGCTTTTACCATAGGAACTTTGCTTATAAATATCAAAGATAAAATGGATATTTCACAAACGATATTTTATATTATCAACGATGGTTTTAGCCAAAATGATAAATTAGTTATGCAAAAACTTGTGCCAAATATTAAATTTATGGATTTTACGATAGATGATTTTGAAGCAAAAATCAAAAATTTCAATGCCGATTTTAAACTAGATATACAAAGCTCTGCACTAAAACGCTACACACATATGGCTTTTGCAAGATTTGAAGCTTTGAATTTTTTAAAAGAATGCGAGTGCATTATTTATCTTGACTTTGATATGCTTTTGCTTAAAGGCATTAATGAGTTAAAGGAGGTTAAAAGTAAAGGTTATGAGATTGCTTGTTTTAAAGGCTCTGCTACGATGAGTATGGGGGGGGGGCAAGCTCACTCCTGTAAAATTTAA
- a CDS encoding 5-oxoprolinase subunit PxpA, translating to MFKVDLNSDLGESFGAYKMGMDEEILKFVSSANVACGFHAGDPCVMDKTLNLAKQNSVCIGAHPSYPDLLGFGRRNMQLSFEEAKNYALYQLGALFGFAKAKGMKIQHFKAHGALYNMAAIDENLALALCEAVASFDESIIFLGLSNSAMEEVAKKKGLKYANEVFADRAYNDDGTLVSRKLEGAVITDEDLAIKRVIKIIKESKVTSINGKEIDLKADSICVHGDGIKALEFVKKIKENLEKEQIQMKALSEFIN from the coding sequence ATGTTCAAAGTAGATTTAAATAGTGATTTAGGAGAAAGTTTTGGTGCCTACAAAATGGGTATGGATGAAGAAATTTTAAAATTTGTAAGTTCTGCAAATGTAGCCTGTGGTTTTCATGCAGGCGATCCTTGCGTGATGGATAAAACTTTAAATTTAGCCAAGCAAAATAGTGTTTGTATAGGAGCACATCCGTCTTATCCCGATCTTTTGGGTTTTGGAAGACGAAATATGCAATTAAGCTTTGAAGAAGCTAAAAATTATGCTTTGTATCAACTAGGTGCTTTATTTGGTTTTGCTAAAGCAAAAGGTATGAAAATACAACATTTTAAAGCCCATGGAGCACTTTATAATATGGCTGCAATAGATGAAAATTTGGCTCTAGCACTTTGCGAAGCGGTGGCTAGCTTTGATGAAAGTATCATTTTCTTAGGACTTAGTAATTCTGCTATGGAAGAAGTTGCAAAGAAAAAAGGTCTAAAATACGCTAATGAAGTTTTTGCAGATCGCGCTTATAATGATGATGGAACTTTAGTTTCAAGAAAGCTTGAAGGTGCGGTAATCACAGATGAAGATTTAGCGATAAAACGCGTGATAAAAATAATAAAAGAAAGTAAAGTTACAAGCATAAATGGCAAAGAAATAGACTTAAAAGCAGATAGCATTTGTGTGCATGGAGATGGCATAAAAGCGTTAGAATTTGTTAAAAAAATCAAAGAGAATTTAGAAAAAGAACAAATTCAAATGAAAGCTTTAAGTGAATTTATAAATTGA
- a CDS encoding NRAMP family divalent metal transporter has translation MVNKTALLGAAFLMATSAIGPGFLTQTATFTGSLLASFGFVILVSIILDIGAQLNVWRIIGISGKRGTEVANMVLPNLGYFVASLVALGGFFFNMGNIAGAGLGLSIIFNISPQDAAVISAIFAIGIFISKKAGELMDKFIVLAGFVMIILTAYVAFASKPPISEALFRTFMPAQIDVISIVTLVGGTVGGYIVFSGAHRLIDAKLCGKENLNHINRAAISGVVITGIMRVILFLAVLGVVSSGFVLDKEDPAGSVFYHVLGDVGLKVFGIVLFFAAISSVIGAAYTSVSFIRSFHPLIEKYNRFVVIFFIIVSTLVFYTLGKSPTSILIIVGTINGWILPITLLVMIIAAHKKSIVGDYKHPKWMSIFGLLIVILMSYLSITSMIKLV, from the coding sequence ATGGTAAATAAAACGGCACTTTTAGGCGCTGCTTTTTTGATGGCAACTTCTGCCATAGGCCCTGGATTTTTAACTCAAACTGCAACTTTTACAGGAAGTTTGCTTGCAAGTTTTGGTTTTGTGATACTTGTTTCTATTATTTTAGATATAGGAGCACAACTTAATGTTTGGCGCATTATAGGAATAAGTGGAAAAAGGGGAACTGAAGTTGCAAATATGGTTTTGCCAAATTTAGGTTATTTTGTTGCTTCTTTAGTGGCTCTAGGTGGTTTTTTCTTTAATATGGGAAATATAGCAGGAGCTGGACTTGGATTAAGTATAATTTTTAACATTAGTCCCCAAGATGCTGCGGTAATTAGTGCAATATTTGCTATCGGAATTTTTATCTCTAAAAAAGCTGGGGAATTGATGGATAAATTTATTGTTTTAGCGGGTTTTGTGATGATTATACTTACTGCTTATGTGGCTTTTGCTTCAAAACCTCCTATTAGCGAAGCACTTTTTAGAACATTCATGCCTGCACAAATTGATGTAATTTCTATAGTAACCTTGGTAGGCGGAACGGTTGGTGGATACATAGTGTTTTCAGGAGCACATAGACTCATAGATGCAAAACTTTGCGGTAAAGAAAATTTAAATCATATTAATAGAGCTGCAATTAGTGGAGTGGTTATTACAGGAATTATGCGCGTGATTTTATTTTTAGCGGTTTTAGGGGTCGTTAGTTCTGGTTTTGTATTAGATAAAGAAGACCCTGCTGGTTCTGTATTTTACCATGTTTTAGGTGATGTGGGCTTAAAAGTCTTTGGTATAGTATTATTTTTTGCTGCTATTTCATCGGTAATTGGGGCTGCTTACACTTCTGTATCCTTTATACGATCTTTTCACCCATTAATAGAAAAATACAATCGCTTTGTGGTTATCTTTTTTATTATTGTTTCAACTTTGGTTTTTTATACGCTTGGAAAATCCCCTACAAGCATACTAATCATCGTTGGTACAATCAATGGCTGGATTTTGCCCATTACTTTACTTGTAATGATTATTGCAGCACACAAAAAAAGCATAGTTGGAGATTATAAACATCCTAAATGGATGAGTATTTTTGGACTTTTAATAGTAATTCTAATGTCTTATTTATCTATCACTTCTATGATAAAGTTGGTATGA
- the pxpB gene encoding 5-oxoprolinase subunit PxpB produces MFSVHFSGSKAVLLRFEQEISPKINALVLSTEARIQKSIDANEIYGINELVSAYASLLIYFNPCILSLNTLLNFLESIKKDIKISDQKANLCIEIPLCYDEEFGLDLEFVCKHNNLSKEELIHLHTKPYYLVFMLGFMAGFPYLGGLDKRLFTPRLSSPRTKIEAGSVGIADKQTGVYPISSPGGWQIIARTPLEFFNKDDEENPTLLQAGMFLKFKAISKDEFYDIKEQVVKKVYQKEIYEYKNH; encoded by the coding sequence ATGTTTAGTGTGCATTTTAGCGGAAGCAAAGCGGTGCTTTTGCGTTTTGAACAAGAAATTTCACCAAAAATCAATGCTTTGGTTTTAAGCACAGAAGCTAGAATTCAAAAAAGTATAGATGCAAATGAAATTTATGGCATTAATGAGCTTGTAAGTGCTTACGCCAGTTTGCTCATTTATTTTAATCCTTGCATACTTTCTTTAAATACTTTGCTTAATTTTTTAGAAAGCATAAAAAAAGATATAAAAATATCCGATCAAAAAGCAAATCTTTGTATTGAAATTCCACTTTGTTATGATGAAGAATTTGGACTTGATTTAGAATTTGTATGCAAACACAATAATCTTTCAAAAGAAGAACTCATACATCTTCACACAAAGCCTTATTACCTTGTTTTTATGTTAGGTTTTATGGCGGGTTTTCCTTATCTTGGGGGACTTGATAAAAGACTTTTTACTCCAAGACTCTCAAGTCCTAGAACTAAAATCGAAGCAGGAAGTGTAGGCATTGCCGATAAACAAACCGGAGTTTATCCTATATCAAGTCCAGGTGGTTGGCAAATCATCGCTAGAACTCCTTTGGAATTTTTTAATAAAGATGATGAAGAAAATCCCACTCTTTTACAAGCAGGGATGTTTTTAAAATTTAAAGCCATTTCAAAAGATGAATTTTACGATATTAAAGAACAAGTTGTAAAAAAAGTCTATCAAAAGGAAATTTATGAGTATAAAAATCATTGA
- a CDS encoding biotin-dependent carboxyltransferase family protein — protein MSIKIIEASINSTIQDFGRKNYAKFGIARSGAMDELSLRTANILLGNKQDEAGLELCLKGGKYEFLNESYFALSGAEFDAKLNNEKIQTCKVYKAKKGDLLELGLAKIGFRGYLCVAGGFKIKSFLNSKSSDVKMGVGIFDGRALQKDDVLELNNNFIPFNLEKRECENPIFEFDKEPIIRVILGTNDDTFTQNGLNTFLNTTYKIGLKSDRMAIYAEADTIIEHIDSADIISDPAVFGSIQVPKSGLPIILMAGRQSTGGYTKIASVIENDLPLLAQAKLGTSFKFQSISMQEATKLYIQREENFKSLDKKINLDFENLF, from the coding sequence ATGAGTATAAAAATCATTGAAGCTTCTATAAATTCAACCATACAAGACTTTGGACGCAAAAATTACGCCAAATTTGGCATAGCAAGAAGTGGTGCAATGGATGAGCTTTCTTTAAGAACTGCTAATATTTTACTTGGAAATAAACAAGATGAAGCAGGACTTGAACTTTGCTTAAAAGGTGGAAAATATGAATTTTTAAATGAAAGCTATTTTGCATTAAGTGGAGCCGAATTTGACGCTAAACTTAACAATGAAAAAATTCAAACTTGCAAGGTTTATAAAGCAAAAAAAGGAGATTTGTTAGAACTTGGTTTAGCAAAAATAGGTTTTCGCGGATATTTATGTGTAGCAGGTGGTTTTAAAATAAAAAGTTTTTTAAATTCAAAATCAAGTGATGTAAAAATGGGCGTAGGAATCTTTGATGGAAGAGCCTTACAAAAAGATGATGTCTTAGAACTAAATAATAATTTTATCCCTTTTAATTTAGAAAAAAGAGAATGCGAAAATCCTATTTTTGAATTTGACAAAGAGCCTATAATACGCGTGATTTTAGGCACAAATGATGATACTTTTACACAAAATGGCTTAAATACCTTTTTAAATACCACTTATAAAATTGGTTTAAAAAGCGATAGAATGGCAATTTATGCAGAAGCTGATACCATAATAGAACATATAGACTCAGCAGATATCATTTCAGATCCTGCAGTTTTTGGGAGTATCCAAGTACCAAAAAGCGGCTTGCCTATCATTTTAATGGCAGGAAGACAAAGCACTGGAGGCTATACAAAAATAGCTTCTGTTATAGAAAATGATTTGCCCTTGCTTGCACAAGCAAAATTAGGTACGAGTTTTAAATTTCAAAGTATCAGTATGCAAGAGGCTACAAAACTTTATATACAAAGGGAAGAAAATTTTAAAAGTCTAGATAAAAAAATCAATCTTGACTTTGAAAATTTATTTTAA
- a CDS encoding putative hydro-lyase has product MSPKELREKIAKGEIKDQTSGMALGYAQANLVILPKEYAKDFETFCMLNPKPCPLLEIVHGKFTQKIAKNANIYTDIPKYFIYENGVKTKEAYDVSEYYSDDLVGFLLGCSFSFEEALLENGLEIRHISHKRNVPMYKTNIACKSAGVFSGEMVVSMRPFTPNDAKKASEITANYPLVHGAPVQIDNAKEIGINDILKADFGDDPIIKEGEIPVFWACGVTPQNVIMKAKLPFVITHAPGHMFISDILNSSLKS; this is encoded by the coding sequence ATGAGCCCAAAAGAGCTAAGAGAAAAAATCGCAAAAGGTGAAATAAAAGATCAAACTTCAGGTATGGCCTTAGGCTATGCACAAGCAAATTTAGTCATTTTGCCTAAAGAATATGCTAAAGATTTTGAAACTTTTTGTATGCTTAATCCAAAACCATGCCCGCTTTTAGAGATAGTGCATGGCAAATTCACTCAAAAAATTGCTAAAAATGCAAATATTTACACAGATATTCCAAAATATTTCATTTATGAAAATGGAGTAAAAACTAAAGAAGCTTATGATGTAAGCGAGTATTATAGTGATGATTTGGTAGGCTTTTTACTGGGTTGTAGTTTTTCTTTTGAAGAAGCCTTGCTTGAAAATGGTTTAGAAATAAGACACATAAGCCACAAACGCAATGTGCCAATGTATAAAACCAATATTGCTTGTAAAAGTGCTGGAGTTTTTAGTGGAGAAATGGTTGTTTCTATGCGTCCTTTTACTCCTAATGATGCTAAAAAAGCCAGTGAAATTACCGCTAATTATCCTTTAGTTCATGGAGCTCCTGTGCAAATTGATAATGCTAAAGAAATCGGTATAAATGATATTTTAAAAGCGGATTTTGGCGACGATCCTATCATAAAAGAAGGAGAAATTCCTGTATTTTGGGCTTGTGGAGTAACGCCGCAAAATGTGATAATGAAAGCAAAATTACCTTTTGTAATCACTCACGCACCAGGGCATATGTTTATAAGCGATATTTTAAATTCGTCTTTAAAATCTTAA
- a CDS encoding DMT family transporter yields the protein MKDRYLYILLIIAMFLWGSSWPTSKILTTYTSPAVITFWRFLFVFLGSFSMLYFLKIPLKIPLQIFKWVFCAGILNGLYTFVFFIALRYGEAGKGGVLVTTMIPIFSYIFFMLSIVLRKNEKLIQRVGKSEILGLILGLASGFCLLNLGSLDEIFGKFNILFLLCALIWASITLFTHKAKGAHPLTINLYINLISTLMFSWVLFLDEPFKVLTSDVKFWVNMFVVVVLSTIIGTSIYYYAIHRLGGVKANSFVLITPASALICSFFILDEVPTVLTLIGCILAIFAIYFINIHSKKKS from the coding sequence ATGAAAGATCGTTATTTATATATCCTGCTTATCATCGCTATGTTTTTATGGGGATCTTCTTGGCCCACTTCTAAAATTTTAACAACTTATACAAGTCCTGCTGTGATTACTTTTTGGCGTTTTTTATTTGTATTTTTGGGTTCTTTTTCAATGCTTTATTTTTTAAAAATACCACTTAAAATTCCTTTACAAATTTTTAAATGGGTGTTTTGCGCAGGTATTTTAAACGGACTTTATACTTTTGTTTTTTTCATTGCTTTAAGATATGGAGAAGCCGGAAAAGGTGGTGTTTTAGTAACTACGATGATCCCTATTTTTTCTTATATATTTTTTATGTTAAGTATTGTTTTAAGAAAAAATGAAAAATTAATCCAAAGAGTAGGAAAAAGTGAAATTTTAGGACTTATTTTAGGTCTTGCTTCTGGGTTTTGTTTATTAAATCTTGGCTCACTTGATGAAATTTTTGGCAAATTCAATATACTCTTTTTACTTTGTGCTTTGATTTGGGCAAGTATTACGCTTTTCACACACAAGGCAAAAGGTGCACATCCTTTAACGATTAATCTTTATATTAATTTAATTTCTACTTTAATGTTTTCATGGGTTTTATTTTTAGATGAGCCGTTTAAGGTTTTGACAAGTGATGTAAAATTTTGGGTTAATATGTTTGTTGTAGTGGTATTATCTACAATTATTGGCACGAGTATTTATTATTATGCTATACATAGACTTGGCGGAGTAAAGGCAAATTCTTTTGTTTTAATTACCCCTGCAAGTGCGTTAATCTGCAGTTTTTTCATCTTAGATGAAGTACCTACGGTGCTTACTTTGATAGGTTGTATTTTAGCGATTTTTGCTATATATTTTATTAATATTCATAGCAAGAAAAAATCTTAA